One genomic window of Tachypleus tridentatus isolate NWPU-2018 chromosome 12, ASM421037v1, whole genome shotgun sequence includes the following:
- the LOC143234810 gene encoding methionine-R-sulfoxide reductase B2, mitochondrial-like isoform X1, producing MCYHVLGILKFNVYQTKILTKFIICKKIAGLLFPASFYHHQFLLTEGRSTRIALTHGFKFNIVSTTAAVFQKVISLYLTRHLKICKFCFNPVKYRIVTNVGSATNTGRTTQRGLLKLKERLGITFYFHSQRQMSTRVLGSSKEESGDKTLTDEDWKEKLNPLEYHVCRQGGTESPFSGKFYLHDEKGTYTCKCCGAELFSSDAKFVSYCGWPSFHTALGTVNGDESSTNIISVEDDTHGMIRTEVRCKQCNSHLGHVFNDGPKPTGLRFCINSVSLNFTSVGH from the exons ATGTGCTACCATGTTCTTGGcattttaaaattcaatgtttatcaaacaaaaattctaacaaagtttattatttgtaAGAAAATAGCAGGCCTATTATTTCCTGCCTCTTTTTATCACCATCAGTTTTTGTTAACTGAAGGTCGTTCCACTCGTATCGCTTTAACGCACggttttaaatttaacattgtttCTACAACTGCAGCAGTATTTCAAAAGGTGatatcattatatttaacaaGGCATCTAAAAATTTGTAagttctgttttaatcctgttaaATACAGAATTGTAACGAATGTGGGTTCAGCTACGAACACAGGCAGAACAACACAACGAGGCCTTTTGAAACTGAAAGAGCGATTAGGAATCACATTTTACTTCCACAGTCAGAGGCAGATGAGCA CTCGTGTTTTAGGTTCAAGTAAAGAGGAGAGTGGAGATAAAACCCTAACTGATGAGGACTGGAAAGAGAAACTAAACCCACTGGAATATCATGTTTGTCGACAAGGAGGAACAGAGTCT CCATTTAGTGGGAAATTCTACCTCCATGATGAGAAGGGAACTTATACTTGTAAATGCTGTGGTGCAGAGTTGTTTAG CTCAGATGCAAAGTTTGTTTCTTACTGTGGCTGGCCGTCCTTCCACACTGCTTTAGGAACTGTGAATGGTGATGAATCCAGCACTAACATTATCAGTGTTGAAGATGACACACATGGCATGATTCGTACTGAAGTTCGTTGTAAGCAG TGCAATTCCCACCTTGGCCATGTTTTTAACGATGGCCCCAAACCGACAGGGCTACGGTTTTGCATTAACAGTGTTTCTCTGAATTTTACATCTGTGGGACACTAA
- the LOC143234810 gene encoding methionine-R-sulfoxide reductase B2, mitochondrial-like isoform X2, with product MCYHVLGILKFNVYQTKILTKFIICKKIAGLLFPASFYHHQFLLTEGRSTRIALTHGFKFNIVSTTAAVFQKVISLYLTRHLKICKFCFNPVKYRIVTNVGSATNTGRTTQRGLLKLKERLGITFYFHSQRQMSSSSKEESGDKTLTDEDWKEKLNPLEYHVCRQGGTESPFSGKFYLHDEKGTYTCKCCGAELFSSDAKFVSYCGWPSFHTALGTVNGDESSTNIISVEDDTHGMIRTEVRCKQCNSHLGHVFNDGPKPTGLRFCINSVSLNFTSVGH from the exons ATGTGCTACCATGTTCTTGGcattttaaaattcaatgtttatcaaacaaaaattctaacaaagtttattatttgtaAGAAAATAGCAGGCCTATTATTTCCTGCCTCTTTTTATCACCATCAGTTTTTGTTAACTGAAGGTCGTTCCACTCGTATCGCTTTAACGCACggttttaaatttaacattgtttCTACAACTGCAGCAGTATTTCAAAAGGTGatatcattatatttaacaaGGCATCTAAAAATTTGTAagttctgttttaatcctgttaaATACAGAATTGTAACGAATGTGGGTTCAGCTACGAACACAGGCAGAACAACACAACGAGGCCTTTTGAAACTGAAAGAGCGATTAGGAATCACATTTTACTTCCACAGTCAGAGGCAGATGAGCA GTTCAAGTAAAGAGGAGAGTGGAGATAAAACCCTAACTGATGAGGACTGGAAAGAGAAACTAAACCCACTGGAATATCATGTTTGTCGACAAGGAGGAACAGAGTCT CCATTTAGTGGGAAATTCTACCTCCATGATGAGAAGGGAACTTATACTTGTAAATGCTGTGGTGCAGAGTTGTTTAG CTCAGATGCAAAGTTTGTTTCTTACTGTGGCTGGCCGTCCTTCCACACTGCTTTAGGAACTGTGAATGGTGATGAATCCAGCACTAACATTATCAGTGTTGAAGATGACACACATGGCATGATTCGTACTGAAGTTCGTTGTAAGCAG TGCAATTCCCACCTTGGCCATGTTTTTAACGATGGCCCCAAACCGACAGGGCTACGGTTTTGCATTAACAGTGTTTCTCTGAATTTTACATCTGTGGGACACTAA